One window of Dama dama isolate Ldn47 chromosome 30, ASM3311817v1, whole genome shotgun sequence genomic DNA carries:
- the SLITRK6 gene encoding SLIT and NTRK-like protein 6, translating to MKLWIHLLYSSLLACISSQSQSPMSSASARGSCDSLCNCEEKDGTMLINCEEKGIKKLSQISVPPSRPFHLSLLNNGLTVLHTDDFSGLTNAISIHLGFNNIADIETGAFNGLGLLKQLHINHNSLEILKEDTFHGLENLEFLQADNNFITVIEPSAFSKLNRLKVLILNDNAIESLPPNIFRFVPLTHLDLRGNQLQTLPYVGFLEHIGRILDLQLEDNKWACNCDLLQLKLWLENMPPQSVIGDVVCNSPPFFKGSILSRLKKESICPTPPVYEEHEDPSGSLHLAVTSSISDSRMSAKTTSLLKPPTKAPGLIPYITKPSTQLPGLYCPIPCNCKVLSPSGLLIHCQERNIESLSDLKPPPQNPRKLILAGNIIHTLLKSDLVEYFTLEMLHLGNNRIEVLEEGSFMNLTRLQKLYLNGNHLTKLSGGMFLGLHNLEYLYLEYNGVKEILPGTFNPMPKLKVLYLNNNLLQVLPPHIFSGVPLMRINLKTNQFTHLPVSNILDDLDLLTQIDLEDNPWDCSCDLVGLQQWIQKLSKNTVTDEILCTSPEHLHKKELKALNSELLCPGLVNNPYLPTQTGYIIVNTPTTATTADTIFKSLTDAVPLSVLILGLLIVFITIVFCAAGIVVLVLHRRRRYKKKHADEQMRDTSPVHLQYSMYGHKTTHHTAERPTASLYEQRVVSPTVHVYRSPSFGPKHLEEEEERNEKEGSDAKHLQRSLLERENHSPLTGSNMKYKTTDQSTEFLTFQDASSLYRNILEKERELQQLGITEYLRRNIAQLQPDMEVHYPGAQEELKLMETLMYSRSRKVLVEQTKNEYFELKANLHAEPDYLEVLEQQT from the coding sequence ATGAAGCTCTGGATTCATCTCTTGTATTCATCTCTCCTTGCCTGTATATCTTCACAGTCCCAATCTCCAATGTCCTCTGCCTCAGCCAGAGGTTCTTGTGACTCTCTTTGCAATTGTGAGGAAAAAGACGGCACGATGCTAATAAATTGTGAAGAGAAAGGTATTAAGAAGTTATCCCAAATAAGTGTGCCACCATCACGACCTTTCCACCTAAGTTTATTAAATAATGGCTTGACAGTACTTCACACAGATGACTTTTCTGGGCTTACCAATGCTATCTCAATACACCTTGGATTTAACAATATTGCAGATATTGAGACTGGTGCATTTAATGGCCTTGGCCTTCTTAAGCAACTTCATATCAATCACAATTCTctagaaattcttaaagaggacACCTTCCATGGACTGGAAAACCTGGAATTCCTACAAGCAGATAACAATTTCATTACAGTGATTGAACCAAGTGCCTTTAGCAAGCTCAACAGACTTAAGGTGTTAATTTTAAATGACAATGCTATTGAGAGTCTTCCTCCAAACATATTTCGATTTGTTCCTCTAACGCATCTAGATCTTCGTGGAAATCAGTTGCAAACATTGCCTTATGTTGGTTTTTTAGAACATATTGGCCGAATATTGGATCTCCAGTTGGAGGACAATAAATGGGCCTGCAATTGTGACTTATTACAGCTAAAACTTTGGTTGGAAAACATGCCCCCACAGTCTGTAATTGGTGATGTTGTATGCAACAGccctccatttttcaaaggaagCATACTAAGCCGGCTGAAAAAGGAATCGATTTGCCCCACTCCACCAGTATACGAAGAACACGAGGATCCTTCTGGATCATTACATCTGGCAGTAACCTCTTCAATAAGCGATAGTCGCATGTCAGCCAAGACCACGTCTCTTTTAAAACCACCCACCAAAGCACCAGGTTTAATACCTTATATTACAAAGCCATCCACTCAACTTCCGGGACTCTACTGTCCTATTCCTTGTAATTGCAAAGTACTCTCCCCATCAGGACTTCTAATACACTGTCAAGAGCGCAATATTGAAAGTTTATCAGATCTAAAACCTCCTCCACAAAATCCTAGAAAGCTTATTCTTGCAGGGAATATCATTCATACATTACTGAAGTCTGATTTAGTGGAATACTTCACTTTGGAAATGCTTCACTTGGGAAACAATCGTATTGAGGTCCTTGAAGAAGGGTCATTTATGAATTTAACAAGATTACAAAAGCTTTATCTGAATGGTAACCACCTGACCAAATTGAGTGGAGGTATGTTTCTTGGTCTCCACAATCTTGAGTACTTATATCTTGAATACAATGGTGTTAAGGAAATATTACCTGGAACTTTCAACCCAATGCCTAAACTGAAAGTGCTCTATTTAAACAACAACCTCCTACAAGTTTTACCACCACATATTTTTTCAGGGGTTCCTCTTATGAGGATAAACCTTAAAACAAACCAATTTACTCATCTACCTGTAAGTAATATCTTGGATGACCTTGATTTACTGACCCAGATTGACCTTGAGGACAACCCCTGGGACTGTTCCTGTGACCTGGTTGGATTGCAGCAATGGATACAAAAGTTAAGTAAGAACACAGTGACAGATGAAATCCTCTGCACCTCTCCAGAGCACTTACACAAAAAGGAATTGAAAGCACTCAATAGTGAACTTCTTTGCCCAGGTTTGGTCAATAACCCATACCTGCCAACTCAGACTGGTTACATCATTGTCAATACTCCTACAACCGCAACTACAGCTGATACTATTTTTAAATCACTTACTGATGCTGTACCACTGTCTGTTTTAATACTAGGTCTGCTGATTGTATTCATAACTATTGTGTTCTGTGCTGCAGGGATAGTGGTTCTTGTTCTCCACCGCAGGAGAAGATACAAAAAGAAACACGCAGATGAGCAGATGAGAGACACCAGCCCTGTGCATCTCCAGTATAGCATGTACGGCCATAAGACAACTCACCACACCGCTGAAAGGCCCACAGCATCACTCTATGAGCAGCGCGTGGTGAGCCCCACAGTTCACGTCTATAGGAGCCCATCCTTTGGCCCAAAGCAcctggaagaagaagaagaaaggaatgagAAAGAGGGAAGTGACGCAAAACATCTCCAAAGAAGTCTTTTAGAACGAGAAAACCACTCCCCACTCACAGGTTCAAATATGAAGTACAAAACCACAGACCAATCCACTGAATTTTTAACCTTCCAGGATGCTAGTTCATTATACAGGAACAtattagagaaagaaagggagcttCAGCAACTGGGAATCACAGAATACCTAAGGAGG